cttaattttgacactttttttcttaaaacaagaaaataaattgtactcgtctagaaaatccttcttaatttaagaatttttagatattctggctggaaacaagacaaaaagatataaactagaaaagcattttttgcagtgtatttacgGATGCCTTTCAAGACACTCAAGGACACATTACAAAtaatcaaatacataaaaaataaatgacagaaaCAATGCACAATAATACACAGCACTTTATTAATCAGAACTAGCTAAAGTTTTAAGACATGATTTAaaaattgcactgcaaaaaatgcttttcttacacaaatttttttgtcttgtttccagccaaaatatattaaaaaaaaaaattaaattaagaaggatttttgaaacatataaaaatttaaattaagagcgtttttgcttgaaacaagcaaaataatctgccagtggggtttgcttgttctaagcaagaACTTcgcttcatttaaaaaaaaaaaaaaaaaaaaaaatcctgaaaacaagatttttttttacttataactttttttttactagaaaatccttctcgatttaagaattttaaaatattttggctggaaacaagaaaaaaaatctaagtaagaaaagcattttttgcagtgtgaaagacggtttcacagacatggcttaagcctagtcctaaactaaaatgtaagtctgagctgtttgagcTGAGCTGaaactgactgatcttaaaatatatcagtgcctttgttttgtctcaagatgcacaccagtaattttttttctaaggcacatttataaaaatcactTAAATGTCTTAAACAAACTACGGCCTAATCCTGATTTAGGCTAAGCCCTGTACAAAACCATGCCAATAACTATAAAGTATATGTCAAGAGGTAAAGTATTCCTCTGAGCCGTAAAACCAAAAGATCTACATGTACAGATGGTACAACTAAAGTCATAGAAGCAGAAGAGATGAGAAAGATTGGGTGAGTATACACGTTAAGAAAGTGTCAGATTATGAAGTGCCTTATGAGTTAAATCTTAAAAGTAAAATCTTAAATAAAATCTGATATTTGAGACTGGAAGTCATTTTTGCAATCTTAACAAAATCTATAAATTAATAACCACAAATACACGTACAAATAAATCTAATCCTGATTTGTGTTATTTCATTACTTTCAAGTAATAACcctttaatatttatttacaataaggtttcattagttAATTACATTCTTTAAGATGAAGTAAAAATAAACAGCACTTCTGCATTAAATAgtcttttaaatttaaaagaatCTGTTTTATCTTAttcagagtcctttgaagctgcatttaaactgcattttggaagttcaaactcagggcaccatagaagtccactatatggagagaaatcctcaaatgtaaatattaaccNNNNNNNNNNNNNNNNNNNNNNNNNNNNNNNNNNNNNNNNNNNNNNNNNNNNNNNNNNNNNNNNNNNNNNNNNNNNNNNNNNNNNNNNNNNNNNNNNNNNNNNNNNNNNNNNNNNNNNNNNNNNNNNNNNNNNNNNNNNNNNNNNNNNNNNNNNNNNNNNNNNNNNNNNNNNNNNNNNNNNNNNNNNNNNNNNNNNNNNNNNNNNNNNNNNNNNNNNNNNNNNNNNNNNNNNNNNNNNNNNNNNNNNNNNNNNNNNNNNNNNNNNNNNNNNNNNNNNNNNNNNNNNNNNNNNNNNNNNNNNNNNNNNNNNNNNNNNNNNNNNNNNNNNNNNNNNNNNNNNNNNNNNNNNNNNNNNNNNNNNNNNNNNNNNNNNNNNNNNNNNNNNNNNNNNNNNNNNNNNNNNNNNNNNNNNNNNNNNNNNNNNNNNNNNNNNNNNNNNNNNNNNNNNNNNNNNNNNNNNNNNNNNNNNNNNNNNNNNNNNNNNNNNNNNNNNNNNNNNNATATTATTGAAATGGTGAAGTATTCACTCCTTCAACGGTAGTGAGAATGTAATGTGAATGAGAATTACAACGACAACAAAAAATCAAGATGCCTAATGAGATTTTTTTGGCCGTTGCAAAGAGTGGAAATGTGTTTAATTATGATGAAAATATCACAATGCAAAAGTCTTAAAATCAGGCTACATTTCTCCACATACAGGTTTTTTTCATCTAGGCTGAAATATGACCTGGAGACTTTTCTGAGTTTTTTGAGAAAGCCTGGTCTCTTATTGTTGCCCTATTGTTGTACCTCCTTCAGCAATCCTCCTCAAGCGATTCAAATGTGCTAAAGAGCCAAACCACAATAAATCACTATCAGCTTTTTTGGCTTCTACTATGAATGATGTTCATGCAACTGCTACCCGAACATCTCCTGAAATCCATATCTGTGTATATTCTAGTGTTTGAGGTGTGTGGTTTGTTTAGTTTGAGCAGAGCCAAAGGATGAGGCTGAATGTACGTCAGAGGAGGGGAAATATATTCAGATCGCTCGTGTTAGTCCTCCTGCTTTCCCTTTAGTGCTCTGTTTGTGGACCGTAAGGCGCGTGGCGTGAAGGGTTGATTGGCATGCCTTGGTCAGTGCTGGACGGATTTAATGACCCACTCTGCACTGGGGTTGAGCTCCAGGAGAGCTTTGATGTATGTCTCTTCATCCAGACATCGCTCCTCtagacaaacacaaacacatagaCATCAGACATCAGCACACTGCTGCTGCACTGGATCctctttacactgcaaaaaatgcttttctagcttagattttttgtcttgtttccagccaaaatatctacaaattcttaaatcaagatggattttctagacgagtaaaaattattgtcttgttttcagaaaaaagtgtcaaaattaactacatttttgcttcaaacaagctaaattatctgccaatggggtaagaaaaataatcttgttttctggttgaaataagatttttttttcttaccccattggcagattttttggcttgttctaagcaaaaactcacttaattttgacttgttttttctgaaaacaagaaaataatttttactcgtctagaaaatccttcctgattcaacaatttttagatatttttgctggaatcaagacaaaaaatctaagctagaaaagcattttttgcagtgcagcagCATCGAGGCTGgattcacaaaaatatttttaagaagtTGAGAATGTTTAAGATAAATtgtagtttgtaaaaaaaaatggtatgtgATAGTAAGGCAGGTCTTGAGGAAGACTTTATAGCAAAACTGTTTATGGCCAAAAAAAAATGGCtataaaatttaactttttttaaaacttttgttACCATCAGCTGCATAAATCACATATATGCTAAATAAATCCTATTATATGGGTCATTGtatagaattggtgcaaactgctgtcccacaaacaaaaaacacatccaAAAAGCAttattcacactgcaaaaaacgcttttcttactgtcttgttttcagtcaaaatatctacaatttttttcattaagaaggattttctagacaagtaaaaattattgtcttgttttaagaaaagtcaaaattaagtgagtttttgcttagaacaagctaaataatctgctaatggggtgAGCAAAAAAATTTCaatcagaaaacataattttttcttacctcattggcagattaatttgcttgtttcaagcaaaaatgcacttaattttgattttttttttttctaaaagcaaGACgagaatttttactcatctagaaaatccttcttgatttaaacatttttagatattttggatggaaacGAGACCAAGTCTAaataataaaagcattttttgcagtgttagtTTTCAAGTCAAATGTTGTCGCTGCCAAAATATTACTGTCACTACTAAAAATGtgcagtcacgaccgaaacatgggatgttttgtcaaaaaatgtatattcacactgatgaatccttaactttgaaatcagtatgagcAACCTTTTGACTTTTACAatgaaaattcaaaataaaacaaatctcataaatcacacttgaaatattgttaaacatgtaactgttattgatttacctctgaattatttttatatatatatatatatatatatatatatatatatatatatatatatatatatacacaatgtagatgtaagcaaactCTTCACTATATCCCTTctttttaaatgatatattattGTGTTTCAGTAGAGACAAATttagggagaggacaaatattccaaaacaatttaaaaatacaatacgacaattaactgcacagttactaaaaatgtgtaccttcactgcaaaaaatgcttttctagtttagattttttgtcttgtttccagccaaaatatctacaaattcttaaatcaagaaggattttctagacgagtaaaagttATTGTCTggttttcagaagaaaaaaaaaaacaagctaaaatgaagtgcatttttgcttgaaaaacaggcaaaataatctgccaatgagggaagaaaaataatcttgttttctgtttgaaataatattttttttcttaccccattggcagattatttagctcgttctaagcttgttttttttcagaagacaagaaaataatttttactcatctagaaaatccttcttgattttagatattttggctggaaacaaaaaaaaactaagctagaaaagcattttttacagtgttggatattatacaatttgcacacatacacatttttttgattttggaccaattctgtagaatggcccatatacaaaATACTGTTTGTGCCTTGGtcatcaacaacaaaaaatgcttttctagcttgattccagccaaaatatctaaaaattcttgaatcaggaaggattttctagataagtaaaaataattttcttgttttcagaaaaaacaagtcaaaattaagtgagtttttgcttagaacaagccaaaaaatctgccaatggggtaagaaaaaaaaaatcttatttcaaccagaaaacaagattatttttcttaccccattggcagataattttgcttgtttcaagcaaaaatgtagttaattttgacttttttttctaaaaacaagacaatttttgctcatctagaaaatccttcttgatttaaacatttttagatattttggctggaaacaagacaaaaaatctaagctagaaaagcattttttgcagtgaagtgtTTCTCCTCCTTTATATGGCAACACATCTAATTGCCCCCTGAGAGACATATTTAAAAGCTGAAAATCTGTTTATTTTATCAAGTGCATTGTGTATTATTCTGTAATTAATGTGACACTCACTGAtgtttcctcccatctcatagaGACACAGATCTTCTCTTTTCACCGACAGAGACCTGTAACACAACACACAGTCAAATTCACTGAGCACAACATTTCACAATCACCTCTAGAAAATGTCATATTTTGCGCTGGATATATATCCATTTGAGCCTGAGAGTCACTAGTGCTCTCACACTTGTCAAACACTTGAATATGCATTTATTAAAGCTAATTGATGATTAGTACAGGTCTGCTCACCTCTCTTGACTGAGGAAGCGCATCAGAACATCTGAGGCCTTTAAATCCTCCGTCAGCTGTATGGCCATGGACACCATGGAGAACTGAGGAGCCTGAACCCTTATGAAGCCTCCTTCAGCCTGAACTCACACCAAACACAGCATAAACACACATCCATACTACAGAAAAACCTCTCACTGTCCTGGGACACACATGCAAACACCTACAGCTTCCCAAATCAGTACATCAACACATGCTTTGATATTAGCCTTGTAAAACATGACATATGGAATACATgtaaaaatatcattttttatagAATAGTTGATTGAAcctattgacaaaatatttaaaaaatgtctgcatatgtttattatttattatatacttcCTTCAGTCTTTTATGTTGTTTCATATTGTCTGATATTGTGAAAATATGGAGATAAAAACAGCTCAGTTTTATTCAGAAATCaaatcaatgagatctttataACAATATAATAGATACTAAAATGATATAAGTTTCAGTAGTCACTCTATACCTTCAATAATGTCTTAGTAAAATGAGATTGAAATGATTCAAATATATAATTCAATGCAATCCAATGaagattgagagatgaacaaatacaccgcaaaaattattttcttctttagtattttcgttttcttgttttctagtataaataagtaaaaatgattgaatcaggatgcatttactggAGACTTAGgatattacactgcaaaaaatgcatttcttacttgtttccagacaaaatatctaaaaattcttaaatcaagaaggattttctagatgagtaaaaatgatttgcttgttttcagaaaaaacatgtcaaaattaagtctgtttttgcttgaaacaagctaaatctgccagtggggtaagaaaataatattgttttctgtttgaactaAGGTTTTTTttgtaccccattggcagattattgttgcttgttttaagcaaaaactaacaatatatatatatatatatatttctttttttttttttttttttttttttttcttaaatcaaaggctaaacaagattatttttcttgccccattggcagattttttgcttgttttaagcaaaaactatcaacattttttttcagaaaacaagacataatatcttaagtcattttacttgttaagtaatgcatcctgattcaagaattcttCTTAGAATTCtagtgttttctagtataaatttctaaaaattcttgaattcttgaagtaaaatgacttaagatattatgtcttgttttctgaaaaaaaaaaaaaaatgttggtagtttttgcttaaaacaagaaaaaaatctgccaatggagcaagaaaaataatcttgtttagcctttgattgaagataatttttcttaccccattagcagatattttttcttgttttaagcaaaaacaaacaaaatttagaattttttttttttttcagaaagcaagacataatatctttagtcattttacttgtccagtaaatgcatcctgattcaaaAATTCTTAGTATTTTTGactttctagtataaatatctaaggaaaaaaatatattttttgcagtgtaaacgtTCCTCTTTAAAAGATGTAAGATGTTTTGGAGGTTTGGGAAGATCATTCCTCTACTGAAGAGCAGGGAAAGTAAAGcaaaagatcctgatgatcagGTTTGATTCGAGACTCACTGATTTTTCTACAAAATGATTAATGGAGAATCAAGtaaagccaagctgcttcagtTAAGTAAGTGTTTATCTGGAAATATTACTACAGATATTCTTACATCAACTTGATAAAATTAGTAAAGACTTGACAGCAAAAAGACACGTGAAGCACCAGCACTGGAAAAaacgcttttcttactttgattttttgtcttgtttccagccaaaatatctaaaaattcttaaattaagaaggattttctagacgagtaaatattcttgtcttgttttcagaaaaaaacaagtcaaaattaagtgtgtttttgcttgaagcaagctaaataatctgccaatggggtaagaaaaattatcttgttttctgtttgaaaaatcCTAGAAAATCCTTCgtgattcaagaatttgtagaaattttagcgggaaacaagacaaaaatatctaagtaagaaaagcattttttgcagttaaACTCTCAGTCAGATGACAGAAGGCGAGACAGGTTGTATGTGAGAGGTTTAACAGCAAAGTCTGATCATGATGATCATTATTAAAAATTGCATATCAAATATGACAGTGCTTTTATGGGGTGGGTAAAATATCAAGACTCAAATCAAGTGTCTGTATCTGCAAGATCTTTCCGCTGTATAGAAATAACACACTTTGACAGCCATATACTGTATATTTGAGCCTGTGCATACAGTTATGTCACACTGCATTGCTCAGAGCAGATAAAGGACAAACTGTCCAACAGTGACTGCATGCAGTGTCCCTGTGTGTCCACTAGGGGTCAGAGTGGAGGCTGCTCACATTCTCAAACTCTGATTCATTCAGCTGAGTGGGAAACACTGACACACAAATGTAAAGCACAGATGTCTAAGACATCCTAATTACATTTCCCACTTAGATTTGATCTGTCCTTTAGTTCAATATGCTTCTCTCACCTCAGCATTGCTCTCCTGTTTGTTAGTGGCTCTCTCGCGGTCGTACGCCATCTTCTTCAGTAGTTTTTTAACCGCTCTGTCTCTGTTCATCTTCCGCTGGTTCTCCATGTTTTGTTTGCGCACCTGATTCAGGATGAACTTGGGAATCTAACAGACAATAAAAGACTTATTTGAGCATCTTGATCTTCCAACTTCACATACAGTAAGAAATGAACTTGAGTATTAAAGAAATGAATGATTTTATGAATCAAGgatttaaagtgacagtaaagacatttataatgtcacaaaagatttccatttcaattaaattctgttcttttgaacttcctgtATGTCAAagactaaagactagagtaatgatgctgaaaattcagcctcgatcacaggaatcaattacacatttatattcatatattaacatagaaaacactAATTTAAGTTAAAATAATATGTGGCAAAAGCAgtgttaagtagcacgggtatatttgtagcaatagccaaaaatacattgtatgggtcaaaatgatcaatatttcttttatgccaaaaatcattaggatattaagtaaagatcatgttccatgaagatactttgttaatttcttactgtaaatatatccaaacttaatttttgataagtattATGTATtgtttagaacttcatttggacaactttaaaagatattttctcaatatttaaattttttactactgcaccctcagattccaaattttcaaatagttgtatctcagccaatcataacaaaccttacatcaaagcttatttatttagctttcagatgatgtatacatctccatTTCGAAAaactgactcttatgactggttttgtggtccagggtgacatatttcacaatatttattgtatttttgatcaaataaatgcagccaatcccaaacttttaaactgtagAGTATAGCAACTTTTTGTTAtcttagggatgcaccgaaataataattcttggccgaagccgaacaaaattacacactggccTGAAGGGCGAAGGCCTATTAGCAAACATGGTTTTCCCccatatattttgcaaaaaaaatttcACCATTGCATTAAATAGCTAAattgtgctttttacagttttgtcttgcttttcaaagaaaaaaatcagttacaaaacaactatttaaaaatatttaacactgaacatttttaacattctagcagACATTATaacctaccaacaaagcacaatttaacttaaaatgaataagttatataataagtaaaataatattctttggccatttttaagacccccttcttgaatcagggatgtgtttttaatggacaaataaatgcagccttgctgagcaaaggagaatgttagaataaatgtattaatagagcggttgtcattatttttgtctcacttttttatttgattttacagaacagtaaaatgccaatactaacatttctgaatgttgacttttatttagtggtaaacctgCAAGAAGCCCTCAGTCGTactttttgctggcagcagcagatttgtgaataattgtcatctttggtctttgaaccctggctaaggagctgctgtcagaataaacacaattggtgtctggtgtattagacaacagaacgttctggagttgattgactaatggatgatttcagtcatcatacagtaacctttctctcctcctgaagacatgcgatgcgcttctaaaaagtctcgctgtcgctgcttggaatgattcttgtgtctttctcggacagttttaaacgcttccacatgtttgctgcattagtgcacatcTCTATTTGATCACATCACGCCGTTGTTCgctataatttattctgcctttttgcttATTCCGGCCGAACacagaaagagctttttttttgctATGTTTGGCTATTGATTCTCTTACAACAAAACAAGAACCTCGTACCGTCCAGAGCAGGTTCTGGTAGCGGATGAGCAGCCGGACGATGTTGGCAGTGCCAGTGGCCATAGCAAACTCCTGCTGTTCGCTGATCTTACTGCGGAAGCCCTTCCACATGAAGATGTTGGGTGCCATCACCACTGCAACGTTGTTCAGCGTCATCTTGTTCCTGTCCTTATGGTCGATCACTCTTTGGAAGAACTCCATCAGAGCCTGAAAGACACAGAAACACTGCCTTTACATCTGCTTTAGTGTGAACTGAATGAACGTCTACATTTAACTAACACtcgtttctttttttattgatgaagagttgacattttttcttctaagcctgaggcttttgctgtgaaaaggcttttacatttgacaaaaatggaccttttaatattaaaaacaaacaagcaagccctgcccggatttaaaaagtaatgcaaaagtaacgtaattagttatttttttaggaagtaactcaatattgtaatgcattacttttaaaagtagctttccccaacactgtcagTGAGTAAATGTTGAGTGAACCATCGACTGAGGAAAAGGTGTGTCGTACCTTGAGAGTGTCTCTGTTGGGCTCTGGAAGCAGGAGCACCAGCAGATTGAGAGCCTGCAGCTGCTGTTTCTTAGTAGGCAGCTCTGAACAGAACCAACACACCATCATCAGAAACACAGATCACACTTTGAGCTTCACTGTCGTGTGTTAGAGCCGCGTGGGACTCACTCAGCACAGAGATGAAGGCGTTGAAGTACTCGACGGTCAGCAGAGGATACGGCAGCTCCCTGATGAACAGCTTCAGCAGACTGGCCGCGTCATGCTGTTTGAGACTCTCCCATGGGAACATGCCTTCATAAAACTTGTGTTCCAGTTCATGACAGACCGCCTGGGAAACACACACcaacaaaaaacattacaataacgTCAGTCGTGTCTTCCTCAGAAAAAACACATGCTAGTCTTTGTCTCACCTTGACTCTAGTAGCGGCTCCAGGTATCCGAAGCACACCCTCTGTGTCTAAACCCTGCTCCTCTATGTGAGAGACCAACTGGAAACAAAGATTTAATAGCTTGCTTTATGCTTTGGAGCTTTTCAGTGCTCGTTTAAATTGGCAGATAAcaggtacactgcaaaaaaatgcatttcttacatGCATTTTTTTGCCCCgtttcaagaaggattttttagatgagtaaaaataaaaaaaaattttttttttttttttttagaaaaaacaagtcaaaattaagtgtgtatttgcttgaaacaagcaaaataaactGCCAATGGGGTAGGAAAAATAAtctggttttctgtttgaaatgagattttttttacttaccccattggcagattatttagcttgtttcaagaaaaaacacacttcattttgacttgttttttctgaaaacaagaaaattatttttattcttcttgaaaatccttcttgatttaagaattttattagatattttgataaatctaagtaagaaaatcatgttttgcagtgtaaagatcatgttccaaggacgatatttatatatttatgaaatttcctactgtaaatgtatcaacttaatttttgattaataatgtgcattgctaagaacttcattacaACTtatggtgattttctcaatatttagactttttttgcaccctcagattccagattttctaaaagttgtatcttggccaaatattgtactgcaaaaaatacttttctagcttagattttttgtcttgtttccagccaaaatatctaaaaattcttaaatcaagaagtattttctagatgagtaaaaattattgtcttgttttcagaaaaaaaagtcaaaattaactacatttttgcttgaaacaagcaaaattatctgccaatggggtaagaaaaataatcttgttttctggttgaaataagatttttttttcttacaccattggcagattttttggtTTGTTCTAAGCAAacactcacctaattttgacttgttttttctgaaaacatgaaaataatttttactcttctTGAAAATCCTTCCTTCAAGGAttcgattcaagaatttttatatattttggctggaaacaagacaaaaaatctaagctagaaaagcattttttgcagtgtgtcttatcctaacaaaccacacatcagtggaaaacttatttattcaaacaaattgacccttatgactggttttgtggtccagggtcacagatatTGTCATGGTGCCAGGAACCCTATATGCTTCCAATCTCAAAGGATGTCATGTAGATTGGTGGTACTTTATGAGTTATGAACACCCCTGGTCTTGCACTAGTCTCATGTTTTGGTTGGTTAGTAGTTCTGGCTCTGCTTTCTTACATGCTGCAGGATAAGAGGCACTTTAGTTCCCGGCATCCTCCGTTGGTCTTGTTCCAGCAGCGTAGAGAGAGAAACAGCAAACAAACCCGACTCTACAGATGACAAACCAGTACAGTCACAACCAGTTTCACCGCAAATACAGCCAGAAGATGATTCATAATCACATTCAGTGCTCACATGATCACACACAATTACCTAGATCAtcataaagttacttttaaaagtaatgcattacaatattgcgttactccataaaaagtatctaattatgtaagttactttttatggaaagtaatgagttatgttactttttaaatctgggcagggcttgcttgtttgtttttaatatacaaagttagatttttagcaaatgtaaaagcccttttacaCCAAAAAGTTAATAAGTAATAAGTTAataagtaagttttgcttattagtatggttgaattggatcaacaaaggtcagcagcaaaaacactggttaataaaatgggattaaatacataatggAAACAAAAAGTAATTGGTGTTACTGGTTTGACaatgtaactttttttgtaaatgaaaaagtaatgcgttactttactaggtATTTGGAAAAAAAgtatctgattacataactcgcgTTACTTATattgcattacccccaacactgaccaTCAATACTAATAAAAAATCGAAAACAAAGTGATGAAAGCATTAACCTGCACATATCAGAGGCACTGACCTCTCACTTTGACCTTGAGAGCTTTAT
The window above is part of the Garra rufa chromosome 13, GarRuf1.0, whole genome shotgun sequence genome. Proteins encoded here:
- the LOC141283604 gene encoding rho GTPase-activating protein 18-like — encoded protein: MSRQQDEQGVVLTAYTSNSEALPAINSKEQTEFLGVSRKTGQYNVQRCKAAGAALGSSSGKAPYQRCSSQDSLDEQAMVDYYKEVEIIQRSGDTETQEDVQLKVADEGEQEEAWLMEAGLGTLFDESASDGEDSIVLLSTLTRTQAAAVERRVETLKQTLRKRNKPYAVPDVREIFKPSPDSQSKDEAESTERSGSNKQEVEGLGNGVEPGAPGGGADAETDINLEVSFSEQALIYKEGLKVTQPQNEADDRLPDFKVSQDKTGQTKVGDLSAEDMKKVRRLVLIEMSALFDTCGIEVKAHKALKVKVRESGLFAVSLSTLLEQDQRRMPGTKVPLILQHLVSHIEEQGLDTEGVLRIPGAATRVKAVCHELEHKFYEGMFPWESLKQHDAASLLKLFIRELPYPLLTVEYFNAFISVLKLPTKKQQLQALNLLVLLLPEPNRDTLKALMEFFQRVIDHKDRNKMTLNNVAVVMAPNIFMWKGFRSKISEQQEFAMATGTANIVRLLIRYQNLLWTIPKFILNQVRKQNMENQRKMNRDRAVKKLLKKMAYDRERATNKQESNAEAEGGFIRVQAPQFSMVSMAIQLTEDLKASDVLMRFLSQERSLSVKREDLCLYEMGGNIKERCLDEETYIKALLELNPSAEWVIKSVQH